The segment TTCGTGATCTTTGGGATTAAGCTGTCGAGCACATGAATCCTGCATCACAGTTCGAATCGTTGTCCGGCGGCGGCCTGCGGGTGTGGGCGCCGGCGAAGATCAATCTCAACCTGCTCGTGGGCCCGCGGCGGGACGATGGCTTTCACGGCGTCGATTCCATCGTCGCCAAGGTCACGCTGTTCGATCGCGTGGAGTTGCAGGCCCGCGGCGACCGGGAGGTCGTCCTTCGCTGTGATGGCTTCGACTGCGGAGCGGCCGAGGCGAACCTGGCCGTGCGGGCGGCGCGGCGGCTGATGCAGCACGCCCAATGCGGTGGGGTCGATATTTCGCTGGCCAAGTCGATCCCGCCGGGCATGGGCCTGGGCGGCGGGTCGTCCGACGCCGCGGCCGTGCTGGCGGGCATGACCAGGCTTCTGAAGCTCGACGTGACGGCCGATCGCCTGGCGGAACTGGGGGCAGCGCTGGGCTGCGACGTGCCGCTGTTCCTGGGCCCGCCCGCCCAGCGGATGACCGGGCGCGGCGAGGTCCTCGAACCCGTCGCCCTGGCGGATTTCGCCGCCGTGCTCGTCCTGCCGCAGTTCGGTTGTCCGACAGCCGCCGTCTACGCCGCGTTTGACCGCCGCCCCCAGCCGATGGGGCGGCCGCTGCCGCCGGAACTGCTGCGAGATTCGCCCTCGCGGTGGCGCGGGCGGCTGGAGAACCAGCTTACCGCCGCGGCTCAAGACGTCTGCCCGCCGTTGAGCGAACTGCTGGGCAAGCTCGCGTCCCTCGTCGAGGCGCCGGTCTGCATGACCGGCAGCGGCAGTGCGATGTTCGTGCTCTGCGACAGCGCCGCCGAGGCCGCACGCGTCGCCGCGGCGCTCCAGCCGCTGGAGGAGGCCGCCGTCGTGGTGGCGGAATTGACCCGCTGGTGACTTTTCCGCAATTTCACCAGCGGACTTGACCGATAGAATGGGGCGTGGTAAAAGAAACGGACGGTGCCGAGGCTATCGACCAGACAGCCGCGTCGCCGAGAGGTTCGGGGCTGTGGCGCAGTTGGAAGCGCGTCTGCATGGCATGCAGAAGGTCAAGGGTTCGAGTCCCTTCAGCTCCAGTCTTCGTTCGCCGCCGGCGGCGAACGAAGACTGCCACGGCGCAGCGGAGCTTTTCCCGCGAAGCCGGGCCCCCCATCTATCGTG is part of the Planctomycetaceae bacterium genome and harbors:
- the ispE gene encoding 4-(cytidine 5'-diphospho)-2-C-methyl-D-erythritol kinase; the encoded protein is MNPASQFESLSGGGLRVWAPAKINLNLLVGPRRDDGFHGVDSIVAKVTLFDRVELQARGDREVVLRCDGFDCGAAEANLAVRAARRLMQHAQCGGVDISLAKSIPPGMGLGGGSSDAAAVLAGMTRLLKLDVTADRLAELGAALGCDVPLFLGPPAQRMTGRGEVLEPVALADFAAVLVLPQFGCPTAAVYAAFDRRPQPMGRPLPPELLRDSPSRWRGRLENQLTAAAQDVCPPLSELLGKLASLVEAPVCMTGSGSAMFVLCDSAAEAARVAAALQPLEEAAVVVAELTRW